The following proteins come from a genomic window of Chryseobacterium glaciei:
- a CDS encoding TlpA family protein disulfide reductase — MKTKYIYILILFANFSLSTLAQEIKPLKIGDTIPSIALKEMLFYTKPSANLRDFVGKKAIIIDFFETYCAPCLAAIPHLDTTQRRYEKDLQVIMATGQDRKIITDLFQAERFKQHKMPIVINTRRILYKYFPFNIIPFQAWIDKNGVVKAMVSGSQFMKDKYLKDLISGERLNLPTASNVPASEAIPTDPLVYNNFNPKIFLNYSYVSKYDDQIKSGRIQASKDELTGLFRIKLQNMGFVDHFWTAHFGLDDSVKYNRSVTVVRDDTKPFASKPDVINHANSFCYDGYAFNRDVALKVMRNTLDAAFAVKSYSERRSVKCLVIKELGEHKSYQLKTDKRNGLYKEKGYYILDNSSFRALEVYLNVASDDYLVLNEVPYKGKVNFKFRWLPNDIEQMNEDLKHYDLQMVEEERMETVLVLKDN, encoded by the coding sequence ATGAAAACTAAATATATTTACATTTTGATTTTGTTTGCCAATTTTAGCTTATCAACTTTAGCACAAGAAATCAAGCCTTTGAAAATTGGAGACACTATTCCAAGTATCGCTCTTAAAGAAATGCTCTTTTATACCAAACCAAGTGCCAACTTACGTGATTTTGTAGGGAAAAAAGCGATCATTATTGATTTTTTTGAAACATATTGCGCACCTTGTCTTGCGGCAATACCACACTTAGATACTACACAGCGTCGCTACGAAAAGGATCTTCAGGTGATTATGGCTACAGGTCAAGATCGCAAAATTATTACTGACTTGTTTCAGGCGGAGCGCTTTAAGCAGCATAAAATGCCAATTGTTATCAATACCAGACGTATTCTTTATAAATATTTCCCTTTCAATATCATACCTTTTCAGGCTTGGATAGATAAGAATGGGGTTGTTAAAGCTATGGTTTCTGGAAGTCAATTTATGAAAGATAAATATTTAAAAGATCTAATTTCTGGAGAAAGATTAAATTTACCAACAGCTAGCAACGTACCAGCTTCAGAAGCGATCCCTACAGACCCTCTTGTGTACAATAATTTTAATCCCAAGATCTTTTTAAATTATTCATATGTCAGCAAGTATGACGATCAAATAAAAAGTGGTCGAATACAAGCGAGCAAGGATGAATTAACAGGACTATTTAGGATTAAACTGCAAAATATGGGTTTTGTTGATCACTTTTGGACGGCTCATTTTGGATTGGACGATAGCGTAAAGTACAATCGTTCTGTAACTGTCGTACGCGATGATACTAAGCCATTTGCCTCTAAACCAGATGTGATAAACCATGCAAATTCGTTCTGTTATGACGGTTATGCGTTCAATAGAGATGTAGCTTTGAAGGTAATGCGGAATACCCTAGATGCAGCATTTGCAGTAAAAAGTTACAGTGAAAGAAGGTCTGTTAAGTGTTTAGTTATTAAAGAACTTGGTGAACATAAATCTTATCAGTTAAAAACAGATAAACGTAACGGTCTTTATAAAGAAAAAGGATATTATATCCTTGATAATTCTTCATTTCGTGCATTGGAGGTCTATCTAAATGTGGCAAGTGATGATTATCTTGTGCTCAATGAAGTGCCATACAAGGGAAAGGTAAATTTTAAGTTTAGATGGTTGCCTAATGATATAGAGCAAATGAACGAAGATCTAAAGCATTATGATTTGCAAATGGTTGAGGAAGAGAGGATGGAAACAGTTTTAGTATTAAAAGACAATTAA
- a CDS encoding DUF2971 domain-containing protein — protein sequence MFKFYSVPSIHLIDNLLGSLASIKFSSAFNLNDPYELKFNLDIDPTDHGHREEYFKRHPSGTEKDFLSWQKHAITHDGYSWYAEQEIRNGIAQSITLCSFTQGNTNNLMWSHYTANHEGICIQYHAGLFEFFKKQEGFLRSGAVSYSDKPPTVKGLDKLNIMAEKIMFNKQSEWKYEKEHRVILRSTNNTDFLPIDRKYIKAIYIGSRAQSDIVNRILEVCRDTDIKVYYGITMGNTYEVSFREHKEGSGYMRAFWE from the coding sequence GTGTTCAAATTTTACTCAGTACCAAGTATACATCTTATAGACAACCTTTTGGGCTCTCTGGCAAGCATCAAGTTTTCTTCCGCATTCAATTTAAATGATCCATACGAATTAAAATTCAATTTGGATATTGATCCTACCGACCATGGACACCGAGAAGAGTATTTCAAAAGACATCCATCCGGCACAGAGAAAGATTTTTTATCTTGGCAGAAGCATGCAATAACACACGATGGCTACAGTTGGTATGCAGAACAGGAAATAAGAAATGGTATCGCACAGTCAATTACCTTATGTTCTTTCACCCAAGGCAATACAAATAACCTGATGTGGTCGCATTATACAGCTAACCATGAAGGCATTTGTATACAGTATCATGCCGGACTGTTTGAATTTTTCAAAAAACAAGAAGGGTTCTTAAGATCCGGAGCTGTAAGCTATTCTGATAAACCGCCAACAGTAAAAGGCTTAGATAAACTCAATATTATGGCCGAAAAGATAATGTTCAATAAACAATCCGAATGGAAATATGAAAAAGAGCATCGCGTGATTTTGCGAAGTACTAACAATACTGATTTTTTACCAATTGACCGAAAATATATCAAGGCCATCTACATTGGTTCAAGAGCTCAAAGTGATATAGTAAATAGAATCCTGGAGGTTTGCCGGGATACTGATATTAAAGTGTACTATGGTATAACGATGGGTAATACTTACGAAGTGAGCTTTAGGGAACATAAAGAGGGCTCAGGATATATGAGGGCTTTTTGGGAATAA
- a CDS encoding MauE/DoxX family redox-associated membrane protein encodes MKTRNVILEIIVALLVLLWVYTAMSKWGNHQAFYRQLSWNPTTVGYQDILYYFLPGSELLAALLLLLKPVRTYGLWLSAGLMLVFTVYVFYVIFIDPTKATCTCGGVLSAMTWKQHLVFNISYLLTSCAGIYLNKKDPKNDHTNLLMN; translated from the coding sequence ATGAAAACAAGAAACGTCATTTTAGAAATTATTGTTGCTCTATTAGTGCTGTTATGGGTCTATACTGCAATGAGTAAGTGGGGAAACCACCAGGCTTTTTACAGACAGTTAAGTTGGAACCCAACTACTGTAGGATACCAGGATATCTTATACTACTTTCTTCCAGGTAGTGAACTATTGGCAGCCCTTCTACTATTACTAAAACCAGTCCGAACTTATGGACTTTGGCTCTCAGCGGGATTGATGCTTGTGTTCACAGTTTATGTGTTCTATGTGATATTTATTGATCCTACAAAAGCAACCTGTACCTGTGGTGGTGTACTATCGGCAATGACCTGGAAACAGCACTTAGTTTTTAATATAAGTTACCTGTTAACAAGCTGCGCCGGAATATATCTAAACAAAAAAGATCCTAAAAATGATCACACAAATTTACTGATGAATTAA
- a CDS encoding RagB/SusD family nutrient uptake outer membrane protein codes for MKINIYISLAIVLLSFLSCKKFIEVDPPSNKVVSETVFTTDATATAAINGMFSTFANGSSSDFPSGGSTIYLGMYSDELKTTLTTASVIEFQDSKLSTTNSVVNLNFWRKAYNLINIANSCISGLEKSQITPQLRAQLLGEAYFVRSFCYWNLVTLFGDVPLVTNVGDYNNVAQMPRTPSDVVIARVLADLSESKSRLKAAYPSAGRFRPNYFTVLAMLSRVHTYLGNWNDALVSSNDVIGSPMYQMEADLNKVFLIGSTEAVWQAISDVEGNNSTEGAVLVPNTPVTTIPQYVLQQSLIDSFETLDKRKTSWMNNKRVAGNIYTYPYKYKVRFNVEKTECQMMLRLAEVYLNRAEAKAHLNDPTALDDLNKVHNRAGLVSLAGLSGQSLIDAILKERRFEFFAESGLRWHDLKRTGQLNAVIGALKPSWSTNAKLFPIPEAEILVAPNLIQNPGYN; via the coding sequence ATGAAAATCAATATTTACATATCACTTGCAATAGTCTTGTTATCTTTTTTGAGCTGTAAGAAATTTATAGAGGTAGACCCTCCCTCAAATAAAGTTGTGTCGGAAACAGTGTTCACTACCGATGCTACTGCCACTGCAGCTATAAACGGCATGTTTTCTACATTTGCAAACGGATCAAGTTCGGATTTTCCATCAGGAGGATCTACGATTTATTTGGGGATGTATTCCGACGAATTGAAAACTACTCTAACTACCGCATCCGTAATAGAATTTCAGGACAGCAAATTATCCACGACCAATTCAGTTGTGAACCTAAATTTTTGGCGGAAGGCTTATAATTTGATTAATATAGCAAACAGCTGTATTAGCGGACTCGAAAAGTCACAAATCACACCACAACTTCGAGCTCAATTATTAGGCGAGGCATATTTCGTGCGTTCATTTTGCTATTGGAATTTGGTTACCCTTTTTGGTGATGTACCTCTAGTAACAAATGTAGGTGACTACAACAATGTGGCGCAAATGCCTCGTACCCCATCAGATGTTGTAATTGCCAGAGTGCTAGCAGATCTATCGGAATCAAAAAGCCGTTTGAAGGCAGCTTATCCATCAGCAGGAAGATTCCGTCCAAATTATTTTACCGTTTTGGCAATGCTTTCTAGGGTACATACTTATTTAGGTAATTGGAACGATGCATTAGTTTCAAGTAATGATGTAATCGGCAGTCCAATGTATCAAATGGAAGCAGACCTCAATAAGGTCTTCCTAATTGGAAGTACAGAAGCAGTTTGGCAAGCCATTAGTGATGTAGAAGGTAATAATTCTACTGAAGGTGCTGTCTTAGTACCTAATACACCGGTTACAACTATTCCACAATATGTGCTTCAGCAATCCCTGATAGATAGCTTTGAAACTTTAGACAAAAGGAAAACAAGTTGGATGAACAATAAAAGGGTAGCAGGAAATATCTATACTTATCCTTATAAATACAAAGTGAGATTTAATGTTGAAAAGACGGAATGTCAAATGATGTTGCGATTGGCAGAGGTATACTTAAATCGTGCTGAAGCAAAGGCACATTTGAACGATCCAACTGCTCTAGATGATTTGAATAAGGTTCATAACCGTGCTGGTCTTGTGAGCTTAGCGGGACTTTCAGGACAATCATTGATTGATGCAATTTTAAAAGAGAGACGGTTTGAGTTTTTCGCAGAAAGCGGGTTGAGGTGGCATGACCTAAAACGAACTGGCCAGCTTAATGCTGTTATTGGAGCCCTCAAACCTAGTTGGAGTACTAATGCTAAATTATTCCCTATACCAGAAGCTGAAATTTTGGTAGCACCTAATCTTATACAAAACCCAGGATATAACTAA
- a CDS encoding helix-turn-helix domain-containing protein, which yields MFLTIRYRHYIFILLIFLNRPLFAQKERYSDYYLIKRQYENLPENDSTALPLVKEYIDKAKTEKSYSKLVEGYKDGILYSACRNDKLNFSDSAIWAAKLAKDDNLIGRAYLTKGTVYYFNFKKYKLALDEFLIAYEYSKKNDDPYYKNKVAYLLGVVKSYIGHYDEALVLLKQTNTFFRTESGKVMHPNLRYGNIRGYYNSLHQMAVCYRNLGRPKSTDSLTNIGLSLTIGDKDFRQEYGYFLKEKGIHQFSAGDYRNSINSLKNAIASMASVNDFAWVTVCYSYIGKSYMEMGDMNNAMGYFQKVDSVFQKHDFILPELRKNYELLIDHYKRKGEYKKELYYTKELLKADRVIGRDFVYLSSKIHREYDTNALLEGKSRLEKRIAAGIWIIWVLASLAVILGIIMFFRLRTEKKISEKYKLLEQKILTGRNLDGKDERTKADHKLDIERKKVDELLHRLKDFEEKLAFLESGLTLHKLAAKFGTNYRYLSHVVNEYRGINFNKYLTELRIGYITDKLYNDKKYLHYKIEILAEECGIASRNNFSELFRDINGIRPTDFIKKRLEDIAEAENASE from the coding sequence ATGTTTCTGACCATCAGATATCGTCATTATATTTTTATCTTGCTGATATTTCTAAATAGGCCTCTTTTTGCACAGAAAGAGAGGTATAGTGATTACTATCTGATCAAAAGACAATATGAAAATCTTCCTGAAAATGATTCCACAGCATTACCTTTAGTAAAGGAGTATATTGACAAAGCAAAAACCGAAAAAAGTTATTCAAAACTTGTAGAGGGATATAAAGATGGAATACTGTATTCAGCCTGCCGTAATGATAAACTAAATTTTTCCGACAGTGCTATATGGGCAGCTAAGCTGGCAAAGGATGATAACCTGATCGGCAGAGCTTATCTGACAAAAGGTACCGTTTACTATTTTAATTTTAAAAAATATAAACTCGCTTTAGATGAATTTCTGATCGCTTATGAATACTCCAAAAAAAATGATGATCCGTATTATAAGAATAAGGTCGCTTACCTTCTTGGTGTTGTTAAAAGTTACATTGGACACTATGATGAAGCGCTTGTTCTATTGAAACAGACCAATACCTTCTTTCGGACTGAGTCAGGAAAGGTTATGCATCCCAATCTGCGGTATGGAAATATCCGTGGATATTACAACAGTCTCCACCAGATGGCGGTTTGTTACCGGAACTTAGGTCGCCCTAAATCAACAGATTCCCTTACAAATATTGGACTTTCCCTCACGATCGGGGATAAGGATTTTAGACAGGAATACGGTTATTTTCTGAAAGAAAAGGGGATTCATCAATTTAGCGCGGGAGATTACCGAAATTCCATAAACTCCTTAAAAAACGCCATAGCTTCCATGGCCAGTGTCAATGATTTTGCCTGGGTAACGGTCTGCTATTCCTATATTGGAAAATCATATATGGAGATGGGTGATATGAATAATGCAATGGGGTATTTTCAAAAAGTAGATTCAGTTTTTCAAAAGCACGACTTTATTTTGCCTGAATTACGAAAAAACTATGAGTTGTTGATCGATCACTATAAACGGAAAGGGGAGTACAAAAAAGAGCTGTATTATACCAAAGAACTTTTGAAAGCCGATCGGGTTATCGGGCGTGATTTTGTATATCTGTCTTCCAAAATTCATCGGGAATATGATACCAATGCCTTGCTAGAGGGCAAGTCGCGATTGGAAAAGAGGATTGCGGCAGGCATCTGGATCATCTGGGTTTTGGCAAGCCTTGCTGTTATTCTTGGGATAATCATGTTTTTTAGGCTTAGGACAGAAAAGAAGATCAGCGAAAAGTACAAGCTTTTAGAGCAGAAGATCCTTACGGGTAGAAATCTAGATGGCAAAGATGAAAGGACAAAAGCAGATCATAAACTTGATATTGAGAGAAAAAAAGTGGATGAACTTTTACACAGACTAAAGGACTTTGAGGAAAAGTTGGCCTTCCTTGAAAGTGGGTTGACCCTGCATAAGTTAGCAGCTAAGTTTGGCACAAACTACAGGTATCTTTCGCATGTGGTGAACGAATACAGAGGCATAAATTTTAATAAGTATCTCACTGAGCTGCGTATTGGTTACATTACTGATAAACTGTATAATGACAAAAAATATCTGCATTATAAAATTGAAATACTGGCGGAGGAGTGCGGAATCGCTTCAAGGAACAATTTTTCGGAATTATTTCGGGATATCAATGGCATTCGTCCTACAGATTTTATAAAGAAGAGGCTGGAGGATATTGCTGAGGCTGAGAACGCAAGTGAGTAA